From the Roseateles sp. XES5 genome, one window contains:
- a CDS encoding nucleoside hydrolase, whose amino-acid sequence MHKVIFDTDPGVDDAMALLFLHNHPEIDLIGITTVFGNASIETTTRNALFLKREWGIAAPVARGEGKTYNPMRNPVDWPVMIHGHDGLGNIDVPETIDLPVDPRSAPRFIIETVRANPGEVTLIAVGRMSNLAYALKEAPEIAGLVKQVIIMGGAFDVPGNITPAAEANIHGDPEAADAVMGAPWKVVVVGLDVTMKTVMTRRRLAELTAKNGTHLKLLSDISQFYIDFYGQHVKDEGMVVHDSCACIYLVAPELFTTRSGAIRVVAGGIADGQTIQKPDTRSFPPGNWDGLPSQHACIGIDAEKVMALLDETLVR is encoded by the coding sequence ATGCATAAGGTTATTTTCGATACGGATCCCGGCGTCGACGACGCCATGGCGCTTCTCTTCCTGCACAATCACCCCGAGATCGACCTGATCGGCATCACCACCGTCTTCGGCAATGCTTCCATCGAGACGACGACGCGCAACGCGCTGTTCCTGAAGCGCGAATGGGGCATTGCAGCCCCCGTCGCCCGTGGCGAAGGCAAGACCTACAACCCGATGCGCAACCCCGTCGACTGGCCCGTGATGATCCACGGCCATGACGGCCTCGGCAACATCGACGTGCCCGAGACGATCGACCTGCCGGTCGACCCGCGCAGCGCGCCGCGCTTCATCATCGAGACGGTCCGCGCCAATCCCGGCGAAGTGACGCTCATTGCCGTCGGCCGCATGTCGAACCTCGCCTATGCGCTGAAGGAAGCCCCGGAGATCGCCGGCCTCGTCAAGCAGGTCATCATCATGGGCGGCGCCTTCGACGTGCCCGGCAACATCACGCCGGCCGCAGAAGCCAATATCCACGGCGATCCGGAAGCGGCCGACGCGGTGATGGGCGCGCCGTGGAAGGTGGTCGTCGTCGGCCTCGACGTGACGATGAAGACCGTCATGACGCGCAGGCGCCTTGCGGAACTGACCGCGAAGAACGGCACACACCTCAAGCTGCTCTCCGACATCTCGCAGTTCTACATCGACTTCTACGGCCAGCACGTGAAGGACGAGGGCATGGTGGTGCACGACAGCTGCGCCTGCATCTATCTCGTCGCACCGGAGCTCTTCACCACCCGCAGCGGCGCCATCCGCGTCGTCGCCGGCGGCATCGCCGACGGCCAGACGATCCAGAAGCCCGACACCCGCAGCTTCCCGCCCGGCAACTGGGACGGCTTGCCGAGCCAGCACGCCTGCATCGGCATCGATGCCGAGAAGGTCATGGCCCTCCTGGACGAGACGCTGGTCCGCTAG
- a CDS encoding FAD-binding oxidoreductase, with the protein MAHIGIVGGGLMGCATALYLMEQGHSVTILERDAGGLPASVGNAGILAVPEIDPLARPDMLLSVPKWLLDPLGPLTLRWQDLPSLMPWLTKFLLSASPAKVAASRAALLYLMKTAEADHIRLGSFAGISGHMRDTGALTVFDSIAARDKAFAHETENARLIGCNVEALDVAEARRRVPALTGAFAGAVFNDGHKTFEYPLTFLRRLQATLRERATLLDATVSSVAQADAGVIVRTEGGREFTFDKLAITSGIWSRRFVADLGLKVLLETERGYNTTFMNPATTLEMPVFFAEHGFVATPFENALRIGGAVELASPDAPANYRRAAAMRKKMRRYVPDLQEEGGTEWMGRRPSTPDSLPVISLHPRDPRIAFAFGHGHVGLTLAATTGRHVARLLAREGESALAPFSIARFQ; encoded by the coding sequence ATGGCGCATATCGGTATCGTCGGCGGCGGCCTCATGGGCTGCGCCACAGCGCTCTATCTGATGGAACAGGGCCACAGCGTCACGATCCTCGAGCGGGACGCCGGCGGCCTGCCGGCCTCGGTCGGCAATGCCGGCATTCTCGCCGTGCCGGAGATCGATCCGCTGGCCCGCCCGGACATGCTGCTGTCCGTGCCGAAATGGCTGCTCGATCCCCTCGGCCCCCTCACCCTGCGCTGGCAGGACCTGCCGTCGCTGATGCCCTGGCTGACGAAGTTCCTGTTGTCCGCCAGCCCCGCCAAGGTGGCGGCAAGCCGCGCGGCCCTGCTCTACCTGATGAAGACCGCCGAAGCCGACCATATCCGCCTCGGCAGTTTCGCCGGCATCTCCGGCCATATGCGCGACACCGGCGCGCTGACGGTCTTCGACAGCATCGCCGCGCGGGACAAGGCCTTCGCCCACGAGACGGAAAACGCCAGGCTGATCGGCTGCAATGTCGAGGCGCTCGATGTGGCGGAAGCCCGCCGCCGGGTGCCGGCCCTCACCGGAGCGTTCGCGGGCGCCGTCTTCAACGATGGCCACAAGACCTTCGAATATCCCCTCACCTTCCTGCGCCGTCTGCAGGCGACGCTGCGCGAGCGGGCAACGCTGCTCGATGCCACCGTCTCCTCCGTGGCGCAGGCTGACGCCGGCGTCATCGTGCGGACGGAAGGCGGGCGGGAATTCACCTTCGACAAGCTGGCGATCACCTCGGGCATCTGGTCACGCCGCTTCGTCGCCGATCTTGGCCTGAAGGTGCTGCTCGAAACCGAGCGCGGCTACAACACGACCTTCATGAACCCCGCGACCACGCTGGAAATGCCGGTCTTCTTCGCCGAACACGGCTTCGTCGCTACGCCCTTCGAAAATGCCCTGCGCATCGGCGGAGCGGTCGAGCTTGCCTCGCCCGACGCCCCCGCCAATTACAGGCGCGCCGCCGCCATGCGGAAAAAGATGCGCCGCTACGTGCCCGATCTCCAGGAAGAGGGCGGCACGGAATGGATGGGCCGCCGCCCCTCGACGCCGGATTCGCTTCCCGTCATCAGCCTGCATCCGCGCGACCCGCGCATCGCCTTTGCCTTCGGCCATGGCCATGTCGGCCTGACGCTTGCGGCGACGACCGGCCGCCACGTGGCGCGCCTGCTTGCCAGGGAAGGCGAAAGCGCGCTCGCCCCCTTCTCCATCGCCCGCTTCCAGTAA
- a CDS encoding LacI family DNA-binding transcriptional regulator: protein MNKGRVTVVDIARAAGVSKSTVSLVLQASPLVNEATRAKVNAVIRELGYVYNRGAANLRQSASSRIIGIIVNDLTNSFFAELAVGMDMVMQSAGYVQFLSNSAESVDRQREVIASMREHGISGLILSPARGTEAADLKPLAASGIPVVAVVRNVVGAKVSSLFSDNYAGAKDAVRHLVSLGHRRIAFLGGIPNTTVFAERVEGWRDALAEAGLEAPDALVVGSTASRAGGVAAIERALFLPEPPTAALCFNDAAAFGVCDGLRRAGKEPGRDFGVVGFDDVIEAETAVPALTTVSVDPQGMGRRAAQLLLKQINAGRVEPEAIVSSVRLVVRESCGAGRKTKRMSA from the coding sequence GTGAACAAGGGCCGGGTGACAGTCGTCGATATTGCGCGCGCCGCCGGCGTGTCGAAGTCGACCGTCTCGCTCGTCCTGCAGGCAAGCCCGCTCGTCAACGAGGCGACGCGCGCCAAGGTGAACGCGGTCATCCGCGAGCTCGGCTATGTCTACAATCGCGGCGCGGCGAACCTGCGCCAGTCGGCCTCCTCGCGGATCATCGGCATCATCGTCAACGACCTCACCAACTCCTTCTTCGCGGAACTGGCGGTCGGCATGGACATGGTCATGCAATCGGCCGGCTACGTGCAATTCCTGTCGAACTCCGCCGAAAGCGTCGACCGGCAGCGCGAGGTCATCGCCTCCATGCGCGAGCACGGCATTTCCGGCCTCATCCTTTCGCCTGCGCGCGGCACGGAAGCGGCTGACCTGAAGCCGCTTGCCGCCAGCGGCATTCCCGTCGTCGCCGTGGTGCGCAACGTGGTGGGCGCGAAGGTCTCCTCGCTCTTTTCCGACAACTATGCCGGCGCGAAGGATGCGGTTCGCCACCTCGTCTCGCTCGGCCATCGCCGCATCGCCTTCCTCGGCGGCATTCCCAACACCACGGTCTTTGCCGAACGCGTCGAGGGCTGGCGCGACGCGCTTGCCGAAGCGGGCCTCGAAGCGCCGGACGCGCTGGTCGTCGGCAGCACGGCCTCGCGGGCCGGCGGCGTTGCCGCCATCGAGCGCGCTCTGTTCCTGCCGGAGCCGCCGACGGCTGCCCTGTGCTTCAACGACGCGGCCGCCTTCGGCGTCTGCGACGGCCTGCGCCGCGCCGGCAAGGAGCCCGGCCGTGATTTCGGCGTGGTCGGTTTCGACGACGTGATCGAGGCCGAAACCGCCGTACCGGCGCTGACGACGGTCTCCGTCGATCCGCAGGGCATGGGCCGGCGGGCGGCGCAACTGCTGTTGAAACAGATCAATGCCGGCCGGGTGGAACCCGAAGCCATCGTCAGCTCCGTGCGCCTGGTCGTGCGCGAGAGCTGCGGCGCCGGCCGGAAAACGAAGAGGATGTCGGCATGA
- a CDS encoding metal ABC transporter permease — MNETFELALMPFQLAFMQNAFLVTLMIAVPMALLSCYLVLKGWSLMGDAVSHAVLPGVVIAYVVGLPFAAGAFVAGLFCALAAGYLKDNSRVKEDTVLGIVFSGMFALGLVLYVKIQPDIHLDHILFGDMLGIAGADLIETAVIAAASTAFILLFRKDLLVHAFDRQHASAIGLPVKLLHYGLLAVLSLVVVGALKAVGIILAIAMLVAPGAIAALLTRRFPSMLMVAVSVAVGATFCGIWLSFMIDSAPAPTIVLLMSALFVFAFIRRMLESRKPVQEA; from the coding sequence ATGAACGAGACGTTCGAACTCGCCCTCATGCCCTTCCAGCTCGCCTTCATGCAGAACGCCTTTCTGGTGACGCTGATGATCGCGGTGCCGATGGCGCTGCTCTCCTGCTATCTCGTGCTGAAGGGCTGGTCGCTGATGGGCGACGCGGTCTCCCACGCGGTGCTGCCAGGCGTCGTCATCGCCTATGTGGTGGGGCTGCCGTTCGCGGCGGGGGCCTTCGTCGCGGGCCTCTTCTGCGCGCTTGCCGCCGGCTACCTCAAGGACAACAGCCGCGTGAAGGAGGATACGGTGCTCGGCATCGTCTTTTCCGGCATGTTCGCCCTCGGCCTCGTGCTCTATGTGAAGATCCAGCCGGATATCCACCTCGACCATATCCTCTTCGGCGACATGCTCGGCATCGCCGGCGCCGACCTCATCGAGACCGCCGTCATCGCCGCTGCCTCGACGGCCTTCATCCTGCTCTTCCGCAAGGATCTTCTGGTGCACGCCTTCGACCGGCAGCACGCCTCGGCCATCGGCCTGCCGGTGAAGCTGCTGCATTACGGCCTTCTCGCGGTCTTGTCGCTGGTGGTTGTCGGCGCGCTGAAAGCGGTCGGCATCATCCTTGCCATCGCCATGCTGGTGGCCCCGGGCGCCATTGCGGCCCTCCTGACCCGCCGCTTCCCGAGCATGCTGATGGTTGCCGTTTCCGTCGCCGTCGGGGCCACGTTCTGCGGCATCTGGCTGAGCTTCATGATCGACAGCGCGCCGGCCCCGACCATCGTGCTCTTGATGAGCGCCCTCTTCGTCTTCGCCTTCATCAGACGCATGCTGGAAAGCCGCAAGCCCGTTCAGGAGGCCTGA
- the ung gene encoding uracil-DNA glycosylase translates to MTATDVKIGESWKAPLAAEFSSPYMAELKAFLLEQKQEGRRVFPKGAEYFRALDLTPLDEVRVVILGQDPYHGEGQAHGLCFSVQPGVRIPPSLVNIYKEMQEDLGVAPARHGFLEHWARQGVLLLNSVLTVEMGRAASHQGRGWERFTDAVIRAVNEQEKPVVFILWGSYAQKKAAFVDRSRHLVLRSPHPSPLSAHNGFFGTRPFSKANEFLEKHGRTPIDWQLPATPE, encoded by the coding sequence ATGACAGCGACGGATGTGAAGATCGGCGAGAGCTGGAAGGCGCCGCTGGCGGCGGAATTCTCCAGTCCCTACATGGCGGAGCTGAAGGCCTTTCTTCTGGAGCAGAAGCAGGAGGGTCGGCGCGTCTTCCCGAAGGGGGCGGAATATTTCCGCGCGCTCGACCTGACACCGCTCGACGAGGTGCGCGTCGTCATCCTCGGGCAGGATCCCTATCACGGCGAGGGGCAGGCGCATGGCCTCTGCTTTTCCGTGCAGCCGGGCGTGCGCATCCCGCCCTCACTCGTCAACATCTACAAGGAAATGCAGGAAGACCTCGGCGTCGCGCCGGCCCGCCACGGTTTCCTCGAACATTGGGCGCGGCAGGGCGTGCTGCTGCTCAACAGCGTGCTGACGGTGGAAATGGGCCGCGCCGCTTCCCATCAGGGCCGCGGCTGGGAGCGTTTCACGGATGCGGTCATCCGTGCCGTCAACGAGCAGGAAAAGCCCGTCGTCTTCATCCTCTGGGGCTCCTATGCCCAGAAGAAGGCGGCCTTCGTCGACCGCAGCCGCCATCTCGTGCTGCGCTCGCCGCATCCCTCGCCGCTGTCGGCGCATAACGGCTTCTTCGGTACGCGGCCGTTTTCCAAGGCGAACGAGTTTCTCGAAAAACACGGCCGCACGCCGATCGACTGGCAATTGCCGGCGACACCCGAATAG
- a CDS encoding dihydrodipicolinate synthase family protein — MTISLSLPRADGGVEAYALVGTPTERPAAAPRFNRIAYAAAHVVSDPRRDARPWEAPAVDWERTMAFRHHLWSLGFRIAEAMDTAQRGMGLDWAGAQELIRRSLAEAKTVPGADLACGAGTDHLSAADTRSLDDVVRAYEEQVGFVEKHGGRAIMMASRALARIARSPDDYRKVYGRILGQAKDKVVLHWLGDMFDPQLKGYWGAESFEPALEAVLSIIAENRDKVEGIKISLLDNAYEVALRDRLPEGVLCFTGDDFNYAELIEGDGRKYSHALLGIFDAVAPQASRALASLAAGDIATFRAVIEPTVPLSRKIFEAPTQYYKAGVVFLAWLNGHQDHFTMPAGMQSARGVLHYADVFRLADRANVLDRPELAAARMKNLMAVLGVA; from the coding sequence ATGACGATCAGCCTTTCCCTGCCGCGTGCCGATGGTGGCGTCGAAGCCTATGCCCTCGTGGGCACACCGACCGAGCGTCCCGCCGCCGCGCCGCGTTTCAATCGCATTGCCTATGCCGCCGCCCATGTGGTTTCCGATCCGCGCCGCGATGCGCGGCCCTGGGAAGCGCCGGCGGTCGACTGGGAGCGCACGATGGCCTTCCGGCATCATCTCTGGTCGCTCGGCTTCCGCATCGCCGAGGCGATGGACACGGCGCAGCGCGGCATGGGGCTCGACTGGGCCGGCGCGCAGGAACTGATCCGCCGCTCGCTTGCCGAGGCGAAGACGGTGCCGGGCGCCGACCTTGCCTGCGGCGCCGGCACCGATCATCTCAGCGCCGCCGATACCCGCTCGCTGGACGATGTCGTGCGCGCCTATGAGGAGCAGGTCGGTTTCGTCGAAAAACACGGCGGCCGGGCGATCATGATGGCGAGCCGCGCGCTTGCCCGTATCGCGCGTTCGCCGGACGATTACCGCAAGGTCTATGGCCGCATTCTCGGCCAGGCGAAGGACAAGGTCGTGCTGCACTGGCTCGGCGACATGTTCGATCCGCAGCTCAAGGGCTATTGGGGGGCGGAAAGCTTCGAGCCGGCGCTGGAGGCGGTGCTGTCGATCATCGCGGAGAACCGCGACAAGGTCGAGGGCATCAAGATTTCCCTGCTCGACAATGCCTATGAAGTGGCGCTGCGCGACCGGTTGCCGGAGGGCGTGCTCTGCTTCACCGGCGACGACTTCAACTATGCCGAACTCATCGAGGGCGACGGGCGCAAATACAGCCACGCGCTGCTCGGCATCTTCGATGCTGTCGCGCCGCAGGCGTCGAGGGCGCTCGCCTCGCTCGCCGCGGGCGACATCGCCACCTTCCGCGCCGTCATCGAACCGACCGTGCCGCTGTCGCGAAAGATCTTCGAGGCGCCGACGCAGTATTACAAGGCGGGCGTAGTCTTTCTCGCCTGGTTGAACGGTCATCAGGACCATTTCACCATGCCGGCCGGCATGCAGTCCGCCCGCGGCGTCCTGCACTATGCCGACGTCTTCCGCCTCGCCGACCGGGCCAACGTGCTCGACCGGCCGGAGCTTGCCGCCGCACGCATGAAGAACCTCATGGCGGTGCTGGGCGTCGCCTGA
- a CDS encoding enoyl-CoA hydratase/isomerase family protein, with translation MAEPRIRIDIDGPIATITVARPEKLNAFDIGMLKELSAACDTVEANAAVRVAILTGEGKAFSAGGDIRAWAGMEANEFGHAWVRFGHRVFERLATLRMPLVAAVNGHALGGGLELAAAADIRIAEAQVKIGLPEAGLGMVPGWSGTQRLVKRFGAQAVRRMLLGGEVLTAAEAAALGIVDQVVETGTAVEAAKAYAARIAARGPAATEISKLMISVANGEDNGAAVEALGSILVAKTGDLKEGVAAFTGKRPADFKGEW, from the coding sequence ATGGCTGAACCGCGCATCCGCATCGACATCGACGGCCCCATCGCGACGATCACCGTCGCGCGCCCGGAAAAGCTGAATGCCTTCGACATCGGCATGCTGAAGGAACTGTCGGCGGCCTGCGACACGGTCGAGGCCAATGCGGCCGTGCGCGTCGCCATCCTCACCGGCGAGGGCAAGGCCTTTTCCGCCGGCGGCGACATCCGCGCCTGGGCCGGCATGGAGGCCAACGAATTCGGTCATGCCTGGGTGCGCTTCGGCCACCGCGTCTTCGAGCGGCTGGCGACGCTGCGCATGCCGCTGGTCGCCGCCGTCAACGGCCATGCGCTGGGCGGCGGGCTGGAACTTGCCGCCGCCGCGGATATCCGCATCGCCGAAGCGCAGGTGAAGATCGGCCTGCCGGAGGCCGGCCTCGGCATGGTGCCCGGCTGGTCCGGCACGCAGCGCCTGGTGAAGCGCTTCGGCGCGCAGGCCGTGCGGCGCATGCTGCTGGGCGGCGAGGTTCTGACGGCAGCGGAAGCGGCAGCGCTCGGCATCGTCGACCAGGTCGTCGAGACGGGAACGGCGGTCGAAGCCGCGAAAGCCTATGCGGCGCGCATCGCCGCGCGCGGGCCGGCGGCAACGGAGATTTCCAAGCTGATGATTTCCGTGGCGAACGGCGAGGACAATGGCGCGGCGGTGGAAGCCCTCGGTTCGATTCTCGTCGCCAAGACCGGGGACCTCAAGGAAGGCGTCGCCGCCTTCACGGGCAAGCGCCCCGCAGACTTCAAGGGAGAATGGTAA
- a CDS encoding Gfo/Idh/MocA family protein, translating to MTRWGLIGASTIAKEWVIGAIRATGGEVVSVMSTNAERGRAYAAEQGIAKSATSLDALVNDPDIDAVYISTTNELHRDQALAAARAGKHILCEKPLAMALDDARAMVQAAKDAGVVMATNHHLRNAATHRAMRAAIKAGRIGTPLSARVFHAVYLPPHLQGWRLDKPEAGGGVILDITVHDADTLRFVLDDDPVEAIAFSQAGGMGKAGLEDAAMGVLRFRGGVIAQFHDGFTTKFAETGLEVHGTEGSLIGRNVMTQRATGTVTLRDASGEHDLPLDHANLYETALSAFHAAIAGNGQPSATGEDGVWSLATGLAVVEAARTGKTVRIETGS from the coding sequence ATGACGCGGTGGGGATTGATCGGCGCGAGCACGATCGCGAAGGAATGGGTGATCGGCGCGATCCGCGCGACGGGCGGCGAGGTCGTTTCCGTCATGAGCACGAACGCGGAGCGCGGCAGGGCCTATGCGGCCGAGCAGGGTATCGCGAAATCCGCGACGTCGCTCGACGCACTGGTGAACGATCCCGACATCGACGCCGTCTATATCTCCACCACCAACGAGCTGCACCGCGACCAGGCGCTCGCCGCCGCCAGGGCCGGCAAGCACATCCTGTGCGAAAAGCCGCTCGCCATGGCGCTGGACGATGCGCGCGCCATGGTGCAGGCCGCGAAAGACGCCGGTGTCGTCATGGCGACCAACCATCACCTGCGCAATGCCGCCACGCACCGGGCGATGCGCGCGGCGATCAAGGCCGGCCGCATCGGCACCCCGCTTTCGGCCCGCGTCTTCCACGCCGTCTATCTGCCGCCGCACCTGCAGGGCTGGCGGCTCGACAAGCCGGAGGCCGGCGGCGGCGTGATCCTCGACATCACCGTGCACGACGCCGACACGTTGCGCTTCGTGCTGGACGACGATCCGGTGGAGGCCATCGCCTTCTCCCAGGCCGGCGGCATGGGCAAGGCCGGGCTTGAGGATGCCGCCATGGGCGTCCTGCGCTTCCGAGGCGGCGTCATCGCGCAGTTCCACGACGGCTTCACCACGAAATTCGCCGAGACGGGCCTTGAGGTGCACGGCACGGAAGGCTCGCTCATCGGCCGCAACGTCATGACGCAGCGCGCCACCGGCACGGTGACGTTGCGCGACGCGAGCGGCGAGCATGACCTGCCGCTCGATCATGCGAATCTCTACGAGACCGCCCTTTCCGCCTTCCACGCCGCGATCGCCGGCAACGGCCAGCCCTCCGCCACCGGCGAAGACGGCGTCTGGTCGCTGGCAACCGGCCTTGCCGTCGTCGAGGCGGCCCGCACGGGCAAGACCGTCCGCATCGAAACCGGGTCCTGA
- a CDS encoding acyl CoA:acetate/3-ketoacid CoA transferase, translated as MSKHITPRQAADLIPDGAVVSVSSSSGLGCPDLTLKAIGERFEQTGHPRNITTLHPIAAGDMSGIKGIDYIAKKGLLAKVLAGSYPSGPSSSEPPLIWQMITGNEIPAYNIPSGILFDMHREAAAKRPGVITKVGIETFVDPDREGCAMNEAATREPVVEKITFAGEEWLYFKAIAPEVAIIRATTADERGNLTYEHEGAYLGGLDQALAARNNGGIVIAQVKRITKEGSLKPHDVRVPGVLVDYVVVDPEQKQTTQTLYDPAISGEIFRPLDTFRVPEFNIQKVIARRVAQELESGSAVNLGFGISANVPRILMEEGLHGAVTWVIEQGAVGGVPLLDFAFGCASNADAFMPSPYQFTYFQGAGFDASLLSFLEIGRDGSVNVSKLSFRPHVTAGCGGFVDITARAKKVVFSGMFNAGAKLAVADGKLVIEKEGKLKKLVNAVEHVTFSGPRGVAQGQDITYVTERCVMKLTPEGIVLTEIAPGVDLKAHILDQSEFDLVVAPDLKVMDAALFTDAPIGLILPEKAPRRIAGANHG; from the coding sequence ATGAGCAAGCATATCACCCCGCGCCAGGCGGCAGACCTCATTCCCGACGGTGCCGTCGTGTCGGTCTCCTCCTCCTCCGGCCTCGGCTGCCCCGACCTGACGCTGAAGGCGATCGGCGAGCGCTTCGAGCAAACCGGCCATCCGCGGAACATCACCACGCTGCATCCCATCGCCGCCGGCGACATGAGCGGCATCAAGGGTATCGACTACATCGCGAAGAAGGGGCTGCTCGCCAAGGTCCTCGCCGGGTCCTATCCCTCCGGCCCCTCCTCCTCCGAGCCGCCGCTGATCTGGCAGATGATCACCGGCAACGAGATTCCCGCCTACAACATCCCCTCGGGCATCCTCTTCGACATGCATCGCGAGGCGGCCGCCAAGCGTCCGGGCGTCATCACCAAGGTCGGCATCGAGACCTTCGTCGATCCGGACCGCGAGGGCTGCGCGATGAACGAAGCCGCAACCAGGGAACCGGTGGTGGAGAAGATCACCTTCGCCGGCGAGGAATGGCTCTATTTCAAGGCCATCGCACCCGAGGTCGCCATCATCCGCGCCACGACGGCGGACGAGCGCGGCAACCTGACCTACGAGCACGAGGGCGCCTATCTCGGTGGGCTCGACCAGGCGCTCGCCGCCCGCAACAATGGCGGCATCGTCATCGCGCAGGTCAAGCGCATCACCAAGGAAGGTTCGCTGAAGCCGCACGATGTGCGCGTGCCGGGCGTGCTGGTCGACTATGTCGTGGTCGACCCGGAGCAGAAGCAGACGACGCAGACGCTCTACGACCCCGCCATATCAGGCGAGATCTTCCGACCACTCGACACATTCCGCGTGCCGGAATTCAACATCCAGAAGGTCATCGCCCGCCGCGTGGCGCAGGAACTCGAGTCCGGCAGCGCCGTCAATCTCGGCTTCGGCATTTCCGCCAACGTACCGCGCATCCTGATGGAAGAAGGCCTGCACGGGGCCGTCACCTGGGTCATCGAGCAGGGCGCCGTCGGCGGCGTGCCGCTGCTCGACTTCGCCTTCGGCTGCGCCTCCAATGCCGATGCCTTCATGCCCTCGCCCTACCAGTTCACCTATTTCCAGGGCGCGGGCTTCGATGCCTCGCTGCTGTCCTTCCTGGAAATCGGCCGGGACGGATCGGTCAACGTCTCGAAGCTTTCGTTCCGTCCGCATGTGACGGCGGGCTGCGGCGGCTTCGTCGACATCACCGCCCGGGCGAAGAAGGTCGTCTTCTCCGGCATGTTCAATGCCGGCGCGAAACTCGCCGTCGCGGACGGCAAGCTCGTCATCGAGAAGGAAGGCAAGCTGAAGAAGCTGGTCAACGCGGTCGAGCACGTCACCTTCTCCGGCCCGCGCGGCGTGGCCCAGGGGCAGGACATCACCTATGTCACCGAGCGCTGCGTGATGAAGCTGACGCCCGAGGGCATCGTGCTGACCGAGATCGCGCCCGGCGTCGATCTCAAGGCGCATATCCTCGACCAGTCGGAATTCGATCTCGTCGTCGCACCGGACCTCAAGGTGATGGATGCGGCCCTCTTCACCGACGCGCCGATCGGCCTGATCCTGCCGGAAAAGGCGCCGCGCCGGATTGCGGGGGCGAACCATGGCTGA
- a CDS encoding metal ABC transporter permease, producing the protein MTEALLEPFTYGYMVNAMWVSALVGCICGFLSAYLMLKGWSLIGDALSHSIVPGVAGAYMLGLPFAAGAFLSGGLAAAAMLFLNRQTRLKEDAIIGMIFSSFFGLGLFMVSLSPTPVNIQTIVLGNILAVTPEDTIQLAIIGAVTLVILLLKWKDLMVTFFDESHARSIGLNPTGLKILFFTLLSASTVAAMQTVGAFLVIAMVVTPGATAYLLTDRFQRLIVIAAALGAGTSFVGAYLSYFLDGATGGIIVVLQTAIFLIAFLFAPKHGLLAARRRSRLALLSEGNQP; encoded by the coding sequence GTGACCGAGGCGCTGCTGGAACCCTTCACCTATGGCTACATGGTCAATGCCATGTGGGTGAGCGCGCTGGTCGGCTGCATCTGCGGCTTCCTCTCCGCCTATCTCATGCTCAAGGGCTGGTCGCTGATCGGCGATGCGCTCTCGCACTCCATCGTGCCCGGCGTCGCCGGGGCTTACATGCTGGGCCTGCCGTTCGCGGCCGGGGCCTTCCTTTCCGGCGGGCTCGCCGCCGCCGCCATGCTCTTCCTCAACCGCCAGACGCGGCTGAAGGAGGATGCGATCATCGGCATGATCTTCTCTTCCTTCTTCGGCCTCGGCCTCTTCATGGTCTCGCTCTCGCCGACGCCGGTGAACATCCAGACCATCGTGCTCGGCAACATTCTCGCCGTGACGCCCGAGGATACGATCCAGCTCGCCATCATCGGCGCGGTCACGCTGGTCATCCTGCTCCTCAAATGGAAGGACCTGATGGTCACCTTCTTCGACGAGAGCCATGCCCGCTCCATCGGCCTCAACCCGACGGGCCTGAAAATCCTGTTCTTCACCCTGCTCAGCGCCTCCACGGTCGCGGCCATGCAGACGGTCGGCGCCTTCCTCGTCATCGCCATGGTGGTGACGCCGGGCGCGACGGCCTATCTCCTCACCGACCGCTTCCAACGCCTCATCGTCATTGCCGCCGCCCTCGGCGCTGGCACGAGCTTCGTCGGCGCATACCTTTCCTATTTCCTCGACGGGGCGACCGGCGGCATCATCGTCGTTCTGCAGACGGCGATCTTCCTCATCGCCTTCCTCTTCGCGCCGAAGCACGGATTGCTGGCCGCGCGCCGCCGCAGTCGTCTGGCGCTCCTTTCGGAGGGCAACCAGCCATGA